ACTGTCCTTACTGACTCCACTTTCAGGTACATCAGTCCTCTCTGAGATGCTCTCAGCTTCTATCTGGTGATCCACAACAAGATTAGTTGGTTCCAAAACATATTCCTTACTTGCTACATTTTCAGCTTTGGTTTGCTCTGATAAAAGTTTTTCTTTACCAGCTTCCTGAGTAGAGATCACCTTGGATTCTTCTGTATTTTTATCTATAGCAGATGTAACTTCGTCGTCCTGAGACAGTTGGTCCGCAATGACTTTTGACAAAGAATCTGTTACAGATGTATCTACTTTTaactttttccttttcttgttaGCTTTCTGGGGGCCAGTGTCAGGTGGTACAGTATCAGTTGCTTCTTTAAAATAACCTTTTCctgtaatttcttctttttgtttttcaaagcTAGCTACTGGCATACCACCAATTTTCAAGTCAAGTTGCTTTTCATCTGCTATTTTCTCACTGTTTCTATGCTCATCTTTGACAGCTGTATCAACAGTGTCCCCACTAATAACATCTGGGACTGAAATAGCTTGCTCTGTTGCAATCTCAAAATCTTTGCTCTCCAATTGCAAATCCTTTTTTAAGGCAGCAGCTTTCAGATGTGAATCATCAATAGCTGTGGAAGGcaacttcagtttctcttcttgaaCTTTTTTCTTGATATAATGCTTTACACTTTTGCTAAGACTGCTCTGTTTCATTTCATCTGGTTGAAGAATAATTTCTTCTGAATGATTTGTCTTTTCAGATCCACTACCAGCTTCATATGAAGTTTCTTCAGGCACAACTGTTTCCCCTTCAGTTCTGTCAATTTCACTTTCAGTATCTGTCTTACGTGCTTTATCATTCATACGTTCCAATTTCTTAATTAGATTTTTAAGTTTTGCTCTTCTTTCCATGATTTTTGATTCCATCCCATCACCCACAGAATGGTTTTCAGTTTTGACCACTACACTCTCTGATTTGTAAGTTGTATCTTTTACTGCTTCAGAGGGCTGGCCTGCAGAAGTTGTTTGGCGGGCTGATCGTTTTATTCGTCCGACAGGAGGTGtttcaaaatattgttttatttcattagAAGGTGTCTTTGGTTCTTCACCTTTGTCCTCAACACTCTGCTTTAGCAAATCAGCCTGAAAATTGATTTCAGTTTCAGTCATAGGCTCTTGAGTTTCATCTTGTGCAACATCTGTAATCATTTCTTCAGTAGTGGTAATCTTTTTAGCTAATTTTAGTTTTTCACGAACAAGTTTTCTTTTTAGCTCTCGCTTTGTATGCAACTCTCCATTTTCTTTTGCACTGTAACCTGTCACGACAGCTTCTCTATTCACATTCCTTACATTTTCTACAGAACTCTCAGGGTTCTGAAGAAAACTGTCAGCTTTGAATTCCAGTTCCATTTGATGTTGTGTATCCTGTGCTTTGCTGATTTCATCTGCTGTTATGTCTTTTGATGCAGATTTCTGTTTTTGTGGCATATCTCCTTGTGATTTAACTTTTGTTTTATATTTctcaattatttttttaatattttctttaattttcagaTTTCTCTTATCTTCTTGTGTAGctggaatgtctgtcctcttgcctAGTTCACCTGTTGTAGCTTCTGACTGTTCTTCAGTCACATGTCTTGTTGGAGTTTCTAAAACAGCTTCTATATTTACACGTTTGTCATCTTCAATATCGCCATCACTTTTCCGAAGCTCATCTGTTTCAGGTGACTCACTCAGACCTTTGACTTCTAACTCTTCATCAATTTCAGATACATCTGACTCTTCATCAAATGCAATAGCTTCCTGATTTTCTAACTGCATATCTTCAAAGAAGGCATCTTCAGTTACTAAGGTAGCTTCACCAATTTCAAGGGATCTGTATTGTCGTTCATATATATcactcttcaatttcttcttcagaaTGAATATCATGGGTTTTGTCTTTATCTTTATGGGTGGAAATGTGTTATAGTTAAACATAATCTGTGAAAATCCTTCTACTGAATCCAAAATTTCATGCGTTTTTATGTATGGTTTCAAATTTGGAGAATATTTACTTTTTGCTTcaatgagaagatgcgtaaaatgcATCATGTCTTCACTTCCATGTTGCAGTCCTTCTGTTTTATTGTACCTGAAACAAACAAACATGACTCATACTCTTGATAATTGTAACCCATGAAAAATTACAAGATGGCCTTTTTTTTATGGTACAGTTATGTTTAGGTGGTTTCAGCACTGTAAAATAGATGTTCAATTTAAAAAATCAGAATGAGTGTTTAACCAACTCTACATGTTGATACTTACTGTGAAATATTCATTTATTTGTATAAACTGTTATAACACTTGCACCAGAACTCTTTCTGTTTCATTAACAGATTTATCAAAAAAACAGTGATTAGCAATTCGGCTTCATTTATGCAAAGGTGAAATCAGAAAATCAAGACTCTTCAGTAAAGGGTGAATCTTCTTCTCTTTGTATCCTTCATGCCAAAACCGTATATCATGGAATTCACTGCTCTCTGACAGTCTTCAATGAAGACCTTCTTCACAGAGGTCAGTATCTGGCAGGAATTACACACATTTGAGGAAAAACAATTCTGGATAGACTAGAACAATGTTCATTAGAAACTTGATTCTTCATCCAAAAAGCTAAATTGAAATTTTTATTCAATGTAAAAGTGCTGGTAGCCTTACATAATGCATGGTGCTTGCTACCAGCATGGCATTAAATATCTCCCTTTCCAACTACAGTATCTTCCATTGTGCTGATCTAATTAAATAAGTGGTAGAAACACCAGGTAGGAacgtcaacaatgtaggaaaagatgactgttacttaccataaagatgacactcttaaggtgtagaaaggcacaat
This sequence is a window from Schistocerca americana isolate TAMUIC-IGC-003095 chromosome 4, iqSchAmer2.1, whole genome shotgun sequence. Protein-coding genes within it:
- the LOC124612642 gene encoding probable Dol-P-Man:Man(7)GlcNAc(2)-PP-Dol alpha-1,6-mannosyltransferase, which gives rise to MDQILLLVALIHLLYCPYTKVEESFNLQATHDILFHGFNFTKYDHHEFPGVVPRTFIGPIIISVLSSPVVLIIHILGLSKFWAQYVVRAALGLCVLGAFRVFQNTIQSEFGQQFTRWFVAIVVSQYHFMYYLSRPLPNIMALPLVLLALHSWIRQNHVNFISFSAAAIIIFRAELALFLGILLLSDVIFRKISPLRVIQIGVPVGLIFLSLSVLVDSVFWNRLLWPEGEVLYFNTVLNKSHEWGTSPFLWYFYSAIPRAMAFSVFLVPIGAYYDERVRKLILPAIVFVFLFSFLPHKELRFIIYVFPFLNIAAASACHRIWENRAKSAFHSVMALGVASHLLLNAAFSLFLLCIAGTNYPGGAAIARLHRLEKDEPYVNVHIDVLTAQTGVSRFTQIRSHWRYNKTEGLQHGSEDMMHFTHLLIEAKSKYSPNLKPYIKTHEILDSVEGFSQIMFNYNTFPPIKIKTKPMIFILKKKLKSDIYERQYRSLEIGEATLVTEDAFFEDMQLENQEAIAFDEESDVSEIDEELEVKGLSESPETDELRKSDGDIEDDKRVNIEAVLETPTRHVTEEQSEATTGELGKRTDIPATQEDKRNLKIKENIKKIIEKYKTKVKSQGDMPQKQKSASKDITADEISKAQDTQHQMELEFKADSFLQNPESSVENVRNVNREAVVTGYSAKENGELHTKRELKRKLVREKLKLAKKITTTEEMITDVAQDETQEPMTETEINFQADLLKQSVEDKGEEPKTPSNEIKQYFETPPVGRIKRSARQTTSAGQPSEAVKDTTYKSESVVVKTENHSVGDGMESKIMERRAKLKNLIKKLERMNDKARKTDTESEIDRTEGETVVPEETSYEAGSGSEKTNHSEEIILQPDEMKQSSLSKSVKHYIKKKVQEEKLKLPSTAIDDSHLKAAALKKDLQLESKDFEIATEQAISVPDVISGDTVDTAVKDEHRNSEKIADEKQLDLKIGGMPVASFEKQKEEITGKGYFKEATDTVPPDTGPQKANKKRKKLKVDTSVTDSLSKVIADQLSQDDEVTSAIDKNTEESKVISTQEAGKEKLLSEQTKAENVASKEYVLEPTNLVVDHQIEAESISERTDVPESGVSKDSKRSKTSNTSTK